The segment CCACCTCCTCCTCGTCACGGCTGGTTTAACGCCACACGACCAGCAGGGGAGGGAGTCTCTGGGCTCTCGCGTGTTGgtccattttcctttctgttccaaTGGCCTTGTTGTAGGCAATGGTGAGGGAGAGACTTAGCTTAGTTATGGTTCCTGGAGGCAGAGGAATAACCGAAAACAGAGGACCCTGAGTCTCCAGGCAAAACAGTTTGTCCCAACTCTAGGCGGTCGTCTCACCCCTCCACTAGCCAAAGCGGCTTGAAGTCACTGCACCTTTGCAAAGAAAGCCTGAGGGCGGCACAGGCTGGGAGTCGGGGGTGGTTGCAGTTgaactggagtgggaagcctgcTCTGTCTGTTCCTAATGCCTCACTCCACGCAAACTGCTCCATCttgctgagcctcagtgtcctctggAAAATGAGGCAAATGGGCAGGATTAAATGCGAAAATGAGGATAAAGCCGTATAGCTTCTTTCCATGCTCAGTGTTTTATCTGTCAGGAAAGTAAGAATAGTACAGAATATTTATTAGGTGCCCAGCATAGCGCTTAGTGTTTTATAAAAAGTGTCCCATGTATACCTTACAGCAACATATGAAATGGGTGTAGTTATGCTCCCCATTTTACAGCCGTAGAAACTGAGGCATCCAGAGggtaaagtcacacagctagtccgTGGGGGAACCAGGCTGTGAATGCCTCCAGTGCCTGCACTCTTAACCACCAGACAGGAGTCCTGCCCACATGCTTAACAAGGCCATTGTTTCTGTTAACATTCTTATTGTTAGCAGCATGGAAGAAAATGAGACTAAAGTCAGTAGAATGAACTTTCACTGGTGCTGGAGCAGAGTCCTTTATTCCTCTTATCATCGTTATTAAAGGTATATCGTCGCATACACCTTGGGATGTTAAACTCGACACCCTGAATCAGACCGGGTCTCCGGACCAGGCCTACAGGTGACATAGCCATCGCTGACTGCAGACACGGCTGCATCGTTCCGTGCAGGTCATTTTGTAAGGAAGCGGATTGATTTCTCAagcccattttctttttctaggttGGTTCCTcatgatatgtgtgtgtgagagagaggggaGCGGGAcgagggggagagaaagaggccaAGAGGACAGAAACTGTTGGGAACGTGTCACGTATTCATAAGCAAGCCCTTGTTTGTGACTGTACATCAGAAACTGTAAAATGAGGAAGTTCTTTGAAATTTGCCCAAGACCTGCTCCACGGCCACCTGTTCCTCCGGGGCCGGGAGTTGGATGGCCAGGCTCTGCAGTGACGAGCTCAAGCTGTCGCTGCACCAGAATGCTCCAGCTTGCCTCGGCCTGGCTGTCATCGCTGGCTCCATCCCACTCCGGTGCTTCACTGGGCTCTGTCGGGCACCAGGCTTCCAATTAGAGAGAGACCCCACTGTGTGGCCAGCGCCACCCGCGTCCCTCCAAGCGGCCCCTTTGCCAAGGCCCACGCTGACCTCTGCTCTGGCGCAGATGGGGCCAGCCCCACTCGCTTTCCTGTGCATttggaggaaggaggcagggatgaACGGGGAAGCCCTTGGGGACCTGGAGCGGACTGCGGGCCGAAGCACAGCTACTTGGTGCTGGGAGAAGCTGGGCAGGGTTGACAGGGCCCAGAGGCTGACATTGCAGAGCGAGGGAGGACTGGGGAAGACCCGATCCTGAGCCTGAAGCTCAGCAAAGGGGGGGCATTTTCTTACCAGCTTCTGAATATTCATCTCAGGCTGGGCCCCACGCCGAGCAGAGCCAAGAGTAGCCTGCTGTCTCACACCAGACCTGTCATGGTGCTGATGGCACATGGCTCGGCCAGCTTCCTCCCTGCCTGGCTGCAGGGCCCACGTGGTCTCACCAGCCTGGGAGGCCCCTCACCCCAGACTCAGGGACGGTGCCATCAGCCAGCAGTGGACTGGATCCGCTCAGAGCAAGCTGAATTTCTATTagcataaaaaatagaaaattagagaATTCCGTATCCAATTCTCTAGCAGGATAGAGAGATACCATCTAACCTCTGAACAGCTTCTTTCTGGATAGAGGACTTGCAGAGTGTGATTCATTATTTCTGGGCTGGTGTGTGCGTcttctttatttcccttttatcagccatttctttttattttcatcctctaactctctgtctttctctgcctgtctgtttctctctcgtcttattttctgtgtctctgtctctccctcgcatgttctctctctctctttccaggtACAACATCTATAACTCTGCCATCGGAAGCAGTAATAAAGACACCAGTCTGGGAACTGACATTTATATATACTCAGGCTAAGCTTGACTAGAACCATTGCAAAGTCTAAATAATGAATAGCCTGAAAGTGGGAAGGGTCCTTTTCAGCTGTTCTTGGAATGATTctgtatctctttaaaaaaaaaaaaaaaaaagttaatttagtCCATAGAAGCAAAAAGGAAGGGTgtcttcactattcttgcctctctggaatttttaatattcgTAGTTGGTTTGGGACTTCCAGGACTGTCTCTCCCtgcttcacctttttttttttccctgccccATCTCTTTTTATCTCTGTGCAGACTGGTTAAAGCAAAGAAACCCCCTCTGCCAGTCAGTGATACTCCCTGAGAGAAGGCAGTCCTTCTCTGGGATGTTCAAGAAGATGCTGGCTTTTCTGCCGTAAGCAAGTTGCCGCTGTTAAGTGATGCGCCgtctctgtttctccctttgCATGAGCTCGTTAGATTGACGAAAGGAATGGCCTCTTGTCTCCTCCTGTGTCTGTATGTCCGTCTCATACAGAGAATTCAGAAAAGAAGAATCTCCAGGAGACAGCAAGGGAAGTGTCATCTTTAGAATCAGCATTGTTTAGGATATTAGACCTGGCCAATGGAGACtcgggcttccctcgtagctcagttggtaaagaatctgcctgcaatgcaggagacccgggtttgatttctaggtcgggaagatcccctggagaagggatagactacccactctagtattcttgggcttcccttgcggttcagctggtaaagaatccacctgcaatgtgggagacctgggtttgatccctgggttgggaagatcccctggagaagggaatggctacccactccagtattctggcctggagaattccatggactgtacagcccatggggtcgcaaagagtcggacacgactgagcgaccttcactttcactttgaatggAGACTCTGATCCTGGATGCTGCCGGGAAGCCAGGTCACATCATTAGGTGGAAAGTGACTTTGCAGATACAGGCTCGGGGCTGTGACGGTTGTGAAGACTAGGACGAGCTGATGCACACGTGGGCCTCGGGCATGAGGAGGTGCGCTCATGGAGACGTCCGCCTGGTGACACAGCGTGTCCCCCACTCCTCTGTCTCTGACCGTGCCACACTCACTCagctcctcttttccttcctctcctctaaGTGCTTCCCCCCAGGGCTGTCCAGGACTTCtcatttctttacatttctcCTTGGAGAGCTACTCCCATGGCTCCTAACATGGACCAAATGTCAGGACCAGCCGAGAAATCTTAGGGAAAAATTCAGcctcccaggccccacccaggaAACTTTTAATTCCCGCAGGTTCTGGGGTAGTAAAACCTGAGATTTGGAAATTGTTGAAGTTCTGCCTTCGATTCTCATGCACACCTCAAGTTCAGTTCCACCAGCCTGAATGGGGGAGTGGGGGTGCTGGAGGCCAGAGACCATCCGAGTGTCCATTCTACCCAAAGCCTGTAGCCCTCACGGTGGCCAGGGTATTGAAGCTGCTGAGTCATCAGTGGGGAAGTGGGCTAGATCCCCAGTCATGCTGCTGACAGTTTTGCCTACCCTCTGGTTGCAGATATCCCTGTTATTCCGGACCTGGAGGAGGTACAGGAGGAAGACTTCGTCTTGCAGGTGGCAGCCCCTCCCAGGTATGTTATATTCGCCTGAAgctggagggaggctggggacCGTGCCAGGCGCCATCAGCAGTGATGCTGCCCCCTTGGGGAGATCCACACGTCTCTAGTGATGGGCCCAATCCCAGGGTTCCCATTTATTGCACACTTTTTCCCCATTCTGGTCCTTCCCAGCTGCCCAGGAGGCTCTGGGGATGGCGGCCTGGCAGCGTTGCTGGCATCGGTTCCTGCCCACATTCTGTCTTTCCCACAGCATCCAGGTGAACCGAGTGATGACCTACCGTGACCTGGACAATGACCTCATGAAGTACTCAGCCTTTCAGACCTTGGTGAGTGGACAGCTGCTACACAGAGGGGCAGGCGCCCATCGACATCCGCGGGGATTTCTCAGTTTCTCCCAGGCCTTGCAGCCCCTTCTCCGTGAGGCTCTGAGGCTGCCAGGCGACAATCCCTTTGCCAGAGGCATCCTCCTCGGGTATAGAGCATCCCTGGACCCAGCCTGTCCCAGTGCTCTCAGGGCCAGTCTCCCCCATGCTCCCGCCTGCCCTCTTGGCATCAGTAGATGTGCTGCGCCATGCCTGCCCCTCCCTGGTGTTCACTTTGCCCCAAGGAGTGCCCAGCCATAGGACATCGTGGTGTCCGCCCCAGCTCTCAGCGGCTGTGTGGTCCACCCACAGGTTTGCTGTTTCACAAGATGTTCCTGCAGGGCTGGGTTTGGAGAGTTGTACCCCACTCAACTTGGTCCCCAGAGGTCATTGTCCAAAAGCCCCACGGTACACATACCCCCCTCCTGCCCTGACATTCACAGGATGGAGAGATTGACCTGAAGCTCCTCACCAAAGTCCTGGCGCCGGAGCACGAGGTTCGAGAGGTACGTGGCAGCAGCAGGTCCTGCCCCTCGGCCATGAGCAGCGGGCCCCAAGGCTGACCTTGGTGGGAGGCTGGCCATGCCCGAGGGGAGGGCCTCCCCCGTCTCACCCCAGGATGCTGCTCCCCGCAGGACGACGTCAGCTGGGACTGGGACCACCTGTACACGGAGGTGTCCTCCGAGCTCCTCAGCGAGTGGGACGCACTGCAGACAGAAAAGGAGGGCCCCGTGGGGCAGCCCGCACACACCTGAGCCGGGGGATTGCTCTCCCTGCACACGCACACCTCCGCTCTGGACTTGAGGAAAAGGCCATAAACCTAAAGAAGCTCGCAAGAGGCTCGGGATTTTTATATATGGACTATTtcgtaataaaaatattttctcttgtaaGAAATTGCATTGTTCTGTGGCAAGAAATTGCGTTTGCTCTGTTGCCCTCTCTTCCATTCGTTTGCACCGCCCTCTTGGAAAAATCCGTCAAGGCTGAAGGAAGGCATCTTTTGAGCCACTGATGGGAACTCGCCCCATCGCTGAGGAGCATGAGGGAAAGctaggtgggggaagggaaggctTTGTGCGCCTGGAAACCATTCCGTTCACAGAGGCCACAGCAGCTCCAGGGAGCATCTCCTGCTGGGGTCCTGGGGAGGGCCTGGCTAGACACCTTTCTCCCTTTGGATGGTCAGTGACATTGGTGACATTGCACTGTCTCCTTTGTGCTTTCAGGGCCACTTAGCTGAGAAGACAGCACACAGAACATGCGATAAGGTGACCCCATTGCCCATGTCAGGGTTTGGTGGCTCTTCTGATAGCgtgccccttccctcctgcttccTGCAACCCAGGCCTGGAGCTCCCAAAGCATGTGTTTCCCTTTGTCCCCCCAGGTTCCCAGGGCCCTGTTTCTCGTTCTCATTAGCAGAGGGCAGCTCGGCAGCCCTGAGTTGTCCGCAAAAACTCTCAGGGAACCCCAGGCCTCTCCCCCGATTACCCCCAACCTTTCCGACGCAGAGCTGTTTATCTCCACTGCTCTCCCCCTACTCCAAGCATCATCACCGCCTATTTCCAACGTATGCTAAGATCTGGAGCAGAGCCCAGCCCTTGTTCGAAACAGAGgcatcttttgtttttgtttttctctttctccccaagACATCCCATCCGAGGACAGGACGTCTCCCGCCCGCTTCTAGGTGCTACTTTGGATCAGGCCTGTGCAGGCTGGCGGCCGCTAGCCAAGGTCCACTCCAGGCTGTGGGGAGCCCTGAGTGCTGCTCTCATCCTGCCTGGAAAGCCCTTCATTAAAATTCAGGAAAACAGAGGCTCAACACTTCAAAAACCCACTAGGGGGTGATTTTGTCTGACTAAGGTGCCCTTCCCCCGGTGAACCACCGGGCTCGGCTCAGAGCAGGCAGAGAACACGTGTCTGTTAATTATAAACTCAGGGATTCAGGGGCTTTGGGGTCCTGTCTCCTCCTTTTCCAGAGTCACACTTTTAGCCCAGACGGCCCCTCTTTGGAATAATTCCCGTGGTCACTGAGAAGTTTCCGTCCAGGCTGGTTTTTCTTGAGCCTGCAAGATTCTGAAACCCAGAGGAGGAAAGGCTGTCTATTTCTAGTACCTTAACCCCTGGCAAGTTCAAGTACCTCGGGACCCTGGTAACCTTGGAGGTCTTCGGCCAGCAGCTCGCGCAGGGGCTGGGTTTTGACTCCCTCCGTTTACTTCTCAGACACCTTCTTTATATGCCAGCCAGCCCACCCAAGACTTCAAGGGCCTCCCAAGAAGATGATGCGAGAGGCCCGATAGACTGGACAAGCTTCGACAGGTACCCAAGCGTGGTTTTCTGCAGACATggtggggtcggggggtggggggcggcgagGAGGCATGGAGTGGGCCTCCTTCATGTGGTGGATTGATGGGTTCCTTTCTGGTTTCTCCCAGACTGGCTCATGTCAGAGAAGCCCCAGCCGGTACCTGGCTAAATTTGGTGTGGGTGGTAGCCACAGAGCTGCAGTTCATAGGCTGGGCCCTGGTGGGAAAGTTCATTCATGAGATTCTGGTAGAGACTATGTAGTAATACATGCCAGGTGCTGTTTCAGACTCTACAGACAGGGAACTGGACAAGCAAAATTATCTTCCCTCAAAGTGCTTCTGTTCCAGTGGGGGAGATGGACCAGTAAGTAAGAGAGGATGTCAGCTGGTCATCTGGTGCTGGGGAGAGGAACTCAGCAGGCCAGGGAAGGGGCTGCTGGGCTCAGGGGGTGCAGGGTTAGGTGGGGCCATTAGGGGaggcctcactgagaagg is part of the Bos indicus x Bos taurus breed Angus x Brahman F1 hybrid chromosome 10, Bos_hybrid_MaternalHap_v2.0, whole genome shotgun sequence genome and harbors:
- the IFT43 gene encoding intraflagellar transport protein 43 homolog isoform X2; translated protein: MSEKGAKMGRRAQQESTQAENHLSGKNSSLTLTAEVPPPKPPRRQGRWAEASVKVSKSQRRASEEIQDHRLRQQSLDRSDDGGGKMPVEEVRRASRDVPEHLLGYSQDIPVIPDLEEVQEEDFVLQVAAPPSIQVNRVMTYRDLDNDLMKYSAFQTLDGEIDLKLLTKVLAPEHEVREDDVSWDWDHLYTEVSSELLSEWDALQTEKEGPVGQPAHT
- the IFT43 gene encoding intraflagellar transport protein 43 homolog isoform X3, which translates into the protein MGRRAQQESTQAENHLSGKNSSLTLTAEVPPPKPPRRQGRWAEASVKVSKSQRRASEEIQDHRLRQQSLDRSDDGGGKMPVEEVRRASRDVPEHLLGYSQDIPVIPDLEEVQEEDFVLQVAAPPSIQVNRVMTYRDLDNDLMKYSAFQTLDGEIDLKLLTKVLAPEHEVREDDVSWDWDHLYTEVSSELLSEWDALQTEKEGPVGQPAHT
- the IFT43 gene encoding intraflagellar transport protein 43 homolog isoform X4, which produces MEDLLDLGEERRRGPATSGAKMGRRAQQESTQAENHLSGKNSSLTLTAEVPPPKPPRRQGRWAEASVKVSKSQRRASEEIQDHRLRQQSLDRSDDGGDIPVIPDLEEVQEEDFVLQVAAPPSIQVNRVMTYRDLDNDLMKYSAFQTLDGEIDLKLLTKVLAPEHEVREDDVSWDWDHLYTEVSSELLSEWDALQTEKEGPVGQPAHT